Genomic segment of Pyrobaculum sp. 3827-6:
GTTCAAGGCTTTTGGGAGGGACACGGCACTGTACATAGCTAACGTGGGATCGACCATATTGATATTAGTCACGGCTTTGATAGCGGTTGTCGCCATGTATGTCATACAGGCGAGCAGGGCTGGATACGCCCTCGCCGCGGTTAGACAAGACGAGGACGCCGCCAAGGTGATGGGCATAAACCCAACGAAGTATAAGCTACTGGCGTTTCTAACCAGCGCGTCGCTGTCGGGCCTCCTCGGCGCCTCGTACTTCAGCCTTGGTAATATGCAGGTGTTCCCAGAAAACGTCTTTTTTGTTGAGTACATACTCGACGGGCTCGCGGTTATGTTTCTCGGAGGCGCCGGGACCGTGACGGGGCCAATAGTAGGCGGGCTTATATACTTCGGCGTTAGGTACCTCATGGGCTTAGTGGCGCCGGGGACGCAGGCGCTTGTCACCTCGCTGATAGTCTTCCTAGTGGTAATCCTGCTACCCAAGGGTGTGGTGGGTACGCTCAGAGAGAGGGTACCTATGCTTAGGTGGTGGCTACCATGACGTTGCTGAAGGTGGAGAACGTGGTGAAGAAATTCGGCGGCCTGCGGGCGCTGGACGGCGTTAGTTTTGAGCTCGGGAGGGGGGAGTTCGTGGCGGTGGTTGGGCCAAACGGCTCTGGCAAGACCACTCTCCTCAATGTGATAAACGGGGTGTACAAGCCCGATGAGGGGCGTGTGGTTTTTGAGGGCCGCGACGTGACGGACATGCCGCCTTACAAGCGGGCGAGGCTGGGCATCTCGCGGGCTTTTCAAGTGCCCAGGCCTTTTCCAGAGCTGACTGTTCTGGAGAACGTGGTGGTTGGGGCTATTTTCAACGGTGGGTATGGGAAGGAGGAGGCGGTGAGGGTGGCTGAAGAGGCCTTGAGATTTGTAAAGCTGTATGAGAAGAGGCACCAGCTGGCCGGCAAGCTTACGTTCAACGAGTTGAGGCTTTTAGAGCTGGCCAGGGCTCTCGCGGGGAGGCCAAAGCTACTTCTGTTAGACGAGGTGATGGCGGGGCTTACGCCGACGGAGATAGACGAGATGGCCACTCTTCTGAGGAGGTTGTCTGAGGAGAGGGGTATATCGGCGATCTCCATGGTGGAGCACAGAATGAGGGCGGTGGCGCAGCTGGCGGACCGGGTAATCGTGATGCACCAAGGCAGGGTCATAGCGGAGGGGCCGCCTGAGAAGGCGCTCAGCGACCCCAGGGTAGTGGAGGTATATCTGGGGAAGCCATGGCGCTGAGAGTTTCCCAGCTAGCCTCGGGCTACGGCAAGTTGCAGGTGCTCTTCGACGTCTCGTTTGAAGTGGGTAAGAACTCTGTGGTGTCAATCCTGGGCCCCAACGGCGCTGGGAAGACCACGACGTTGCTGACAGTGATGGGGGTTGTGAAGCCGTGGGGCGGCAAGGTGGAGCTCGGAGGCGTCGACGTGACAAACGTGCCGCCTCACAAAAAGGTGGAGTTGGGAATCTCTCTGGTGCCCGAGGGGAGGAGGCTCTTCCCCGAGATGACCGTGGAGGAGAACCTCCTGATGGGGGCCTACACAAAGCGGGCGCGCGGCAAGCTGGCAGACAGCCTCGAATTTGTCTACTCGCTGTTCCCCCGGCTTAGGGAGAGGCGGAGGCAGAAGGCTGAGACGATGAGCGGCGGGGAGCAACAAATGTTGGCCATAGCCAGGGCCCTCATGTCTAGGCCGAGTGTCTTGCTTATAGACGAGCCCAGCGCCGGCCTCGCGCCGAAGGTGGTGTCCGACCTATTTCGCACCATCGGCCAGCTGAGGGGTGAGATGTCTGTGTTGCTGGTGGAGCAGAACGTCGCCGCCGCGCTGGAGATAAGCGACTACGCCTACGTGCTGGAAAACGGGAGAATTGTTCTTCAAGGCGCGCCGAGGGAGCTGGCGGAGAACGACCACGTCAAGAAGGCCTATCTAGGAGTCTAGTCGTTGAAGGTTTTTAAAAACAGAGGCCTCCCCGTCTAGTGACTTTGCTGGTACACCCCTGGAGGGATTTGGGGAGGTATGTGGAGATTAGGCTAGAGGAGGCGAGGTACGAGCTTGAGCTTGCCGAGAAGTTTACTAGAGAGGAGATGTATAGAAACGCGGCGGGCAAGGCGTTTCAGGCTTGGAAGTCGC
This window contains:
- a CDS encoding branched-chain amino acid ABC transporter permease, producing the protein MRPYIPLGIYLALMGAAFVFPEYSKLIASIAFFMALGQAVNIFVGLTGYVDFGYAAFLAMGAYGVGITVTYWPGLGVAALPIGLALGVLLAAGLASVVGAIALRLRGAYFAIATIGVNEGVKHLIVGANIWGGGAGLILSANMFKAFGRDTALYIANVGSTILILVTALIAVVAMYVIQASRAGYALAAVRQDEDAAKVMGINPTKYKLLAFLTSASLSGLLGASYFSLGNMQVFPENVFFVEYILDGLAVMFLGGAGTVTGPIVGGLIYFGVRYLMGLVAPGTQALVTSLIVFLVVILLPKGVVGTLRERVPMLRWWLP
- a CDS encoding ABC transporter ATP-binding protein, yielding MTLLKVENVVKKFGGLRALDGVSFELGRGEFVAVVGPNGSGKTTLLNVINGVYKPDEGRVVFEGRDVTDMPPYKRARLGISRAFQVPRPFPELTVLENVVVGAIFNGGYGKEEAVRVAEEALRFVKLYEKRHQLAGKLTFNELRLLELARALAGRPKLLLLDEVMAGLTPTEIDEMATLLRRLSEERGISAISMVEHRMRAVAQLADRVIVMHQGRVIAEGPPEKALSDPRVVEVYLGKPWR
- a CDS encoding ABC transporter ATP-binding protein, producing MALRVSQLASGYGKLQVLFDVSFEVGKNSVVSILGPNGAGKTTTLLTVMGVVKPWGGKVELGGVDVTNVPPHKKVELGISLVPEGRRLFPEMTVEENLLMGAYTKRARGKLADSLEFVYSLFPRLRERRRQKAETMSGGEQQMLAIARALMSRPSVLLIDEPSAGLAPKVVSDLFRTIGQLRGEMSVLLVEQNVAAALEISDYAYVLENGRIVLQGAPRELAENDHVKKAYLGV